A genomic window from Thiohalophilus sp. includes:
- the folD gene encoding bifunctional methylenetetrahydrofolate dehydrogenase/methenyltetrahydrofolate cyclohydrolase FolD: MTAQIIDGKALAAQRRQLIKQQVDARLEAEKRAPGLAVILLGNDPASEVYVRNKRKGCEEAGINSYAYDLPIDTEQDRLLTLIDELNANPVVDGILVQMPLPPHIDQETVIERIKPDKDVDGFHPYNIGRLAVRMPVLRPCTPRGVIAMLESTGQPIKGQDTLVVGASNHVGRPMALELLLAGATVTVCHRFTQNLADKVREAEIVVVAVGKPGVVDGDWIKPGTTVIDVGINRTEAGKLIGDVDFASASQNAAWISPVPGGVGPMTVAMLLQNTVDACNNFHDH, translated from the coding sequence ATGACAGCCCAGATTATCGATGGCAAGGCCCTCGCCGCCCAGCGGCGCCAGCTGATAAAACAGCAAGTGGATGCCCGGCTGGAGGCCGAGAAGCGGGCCCCCGGGCTGGCTGTCATTCTGCTGGGAAATGACCCGGCCTCGGAAGTCTATGTGCGTAACAAACGCAAGGGTTGCGAAGAAGCCGGTATCAACTCCTACGCCTATGACCTGCCAATCGATACGGAACAGGATCGACTGCTGACCCTGATCGATGAGCTGAATGCCAATCCGGTCGTGGACGGAATTCTGGTCCAGATGCCCCTGCCCCCGCATATCGATCAGGAAACTGTCATCGAACGCATCAAGCCGGACAAGGATGTGGACGGCTTTCACCCTTACAACATCGGGCGCCTGGCAGTACGCATGCCGGTCCTGCGCCCGTGCACCCCGCGCGGGGTGATCGCCATGCTGGAGAGCACCGGCCAGCCGATCAAGGGCCAGGACACGCTGGTGGTCGGGGCCTCCAACCACGTCGGCCGCCCGATGGCGCTGGAGCTGTTACTGGCCGGCGCCACGGTGACGGTCTGCCACCGTTTTACCCAAAATCTGGCCGACAAAGTGCGCGAGGCGGAGATCGTAGTGGTGGCCGTCGGCAAACCGGGCGTCGTCGACGGCGACTGGATCAAACCCGGGACCACCGTGATCGATGTGGGTATCAACCGCACCGAGGCCGGCAAGCTGATCGGGGATGTCGATTTTGCCAGCGCCAGCCAGAACGCCGCCTGGATCAGCCCGGTGCCCGGCGGGGTCGGCCCCATGACCGTGGCGATGTTGTTGCAGAATACGGTCGACGCCTGTAACAACTTCCACGATCATTGA
- the hypB gene encoding hydrogenase nickel incorporation protein HypB: MCDTCGCNITSGNRHLLQPAGKLEKTADGKSAVTVLQSLLSENDHQAMHNRQHFDKHGVLAINLMSSPGSGKTALLEATIDALADRYRIAVIEGDLETENDAERIRARGVTAIQIATGSACHLDAHMVHDALHQLNLADYDLIFIENVGNLVCPASFDLGHHHNITLLSVTEGDDKPAKYPVMFRAADLMLLTKTDLLAVLDDFDPQKAEQCLRQLANPAPMLSLSATRQQGLEAWFDWLDDAITSHRGRLEQGETVVPKIQSDGARWHAGEPAHP, from the coding sequence ATGTGTGATACCTGCGGCTGCAACATTACTTCCGGCAACCGGCACCTGCTGCAACCGGCCGGCAAACTGGAAAAAACCGCGGACGGCAAGTCGGCGGTAACGGTACTGCAAAGCCTGCTCTCGGAAAATGACCATCAGGCCATGCACAATCGTCAGCATTTCGACAAGCATGGCGTGCTGGCCATCAACCTGATGTCCTCCCCCGGCAGCGGCAAGACCGCCCTGCTCGAGGCGACTATTGACGCCCTGGCCGATCGTTATCGCATTGCCGTTATCGAAGGGGATCTGGAGACCGAAAACGACGCCGAACGAATCCGCGCAAGAGGCGTCACCGCGATCCAGATTGCCACCGGCAGCGCCTGTCACCTGGATGCGCACATGGTGCACGACGCCCTGCACCAGCTGAACCTGGCCGATTATGATCTGATCTTTATCGAGAACGTCGGCAACCTGGTCTGCCCCGCCAGTTTCGATCTGGGCCATCACCACAACATCACCCTGCTCTCGGTGACCGAAGGCGACGACAAGCCGGCCAAGTACCCGGTCATGTTTCGCGCCGCCGATCTGATGCTGCTGACCAAGACCGATCTGCTCGCGGTACTGGATGATTTTGATCCGCAAAAGGCCGAACAGTGCCTGCGGCAATTGGCCAATCCGGCGCCCATGCTGTCTCTGTCGGCCACCCGGCAACAGGGCCTGGAAGCGTGGTTCGACTGGCTGGATGATGCCATTACCTCCCACCGCGGGCGGCTTGAACAGGGCGAAACGGTCGTGCCCAAAATCCAGTCGGACGGCGCCCGGTGGCACGCCGGCGAGCCGGCCCATCCCTGA
- the cysS gene encoding cysteine--tRNA ligase, which translates to MLQIHNNLTRRKEAFQPIDPANVRMYVCGMTVYDMCHIGHARVLVVFDVVYRYLCEVFGAEHVTYVRNITDIDDKIIQRANENHESIDNLTGRYIEEMNRDAGALGVLHPNQEPRATLHMQQIIEMIEALVEKGYAYAAENGDVYYDVSQFEGYGRLSGKHIEDLRAGERIAVDEAKQDPLDFVLWKAAKAGEPAWDSPWGKGRPGWHIECSAMSTHCLGHHFDIHGGGLDLQFPHHENEIAQSEAATGETFVNVWMHNGFVRVDEEKMSKSLGNFFTIRDVLQQYAPEVLRYFILSSHYRSPLNYSDQHLDNARGALTTLYTALRGHEAIEPAPASEAYVERFRAAMDDDFNTPEAQSVLFDLAHEVNRQANPASTQQAAATLKYLGGLLGLLQQSPQAFLQGEVAGDGPDSETIEALIRQRTEARANKDFAESDRIRDELHDQGVILEDGPGGTTWRRE; encoded by the coding sequence ATGCTGCAAATCCATAATAATCTGACCCGGCGCAAGGAAGCCTTTCAGCCCATCGATCCGGCCAATGTCAGGATGTATGTCTGCGGGATGACGGTCTATGACATGTGTCACATCGGCCATGCCCGGGTACTGGTGGTGTTCGACGTGGTCTACCGCTATCTGTGCGAGGTGTTCGGAGCCGAACACGTCACCTATGTGCGCAATATCACCGATATCGACGACAAGATTATCCAGCGCGCCAACGAAAATCACGAATCCATCGACAACCTGACCGGTCGCTACATCGAGGAGATGAATCGCGATGCCGGGGCACTGGGCGTGCTGCACCCCAACCAGGAACCGCGGGCGACGCTGCACATGCAGCAGATCATCGAGATGATCGAGGCCCTGGTGGAAAAGGGCTATGCCTATGCGGCCGAGAACGGCGATGTTTACTACGATGTCAGCCAGTTTGAAGGCTATGGCCGCCTGTCCGGCAAGCATATTGAGGATCTGCGGGCCGGCGAGCGCATTGCGGTCGACGAGGCCAAGCAGGATCCCCTCGACTTTGTGCTGTGGAAGGCTGCCAAGGCGGGGGAGCCGGCCTGGGACTCGCCCTGGGGCAAGGGGCGCCCCGGCTGGCATATCGAGTGCTCGGCCATGTCCACCCACTGTCTGGGCCACCATTTTGATATTCATGGCGGCGGGCTGGATCTGCAGTTCCCGCATCATGAAAACGAAATCGCCCAGTCCGAGGCGGCCACCGGCGAGACCTTCGTCAATGTCTGGATGCACAACGGCTTTGTGCGGGTGGACGAAGAGAAAATGTCCAAGTCGCTGGGCAACTTTTTCACCATCCGGGATGTGCTGCAGCAGTATGCGCCGGAAGTGCTGCGCTATTTTATTCTCTCCAGTCACTATCGCAGCCCGCTCAATTATTCGGATCAGCATCTGGACAATGCCAGGGGGGCGTTGACCACACTGTATACCGCCCTGCGCGGGCATGAGGCGATCGAACCGGCGCCGGCCAGTGAGGCCTATGTCGAACGTTTTCGCGCCGCCATGGACGACGATTTCAATACCCCCGAAGCGCAGTCGGTGCTGTTTGATCTGGCCCATGAGGTCAACCGGCAGGCCAATCCGGCGTCGACACAACAGGCGGCCGCCACCCTGAAATATCTCGGTGGTCTGCTCGGTCTGCTGCAACAATCGCCGCAGGCGTTTTTGCAGGGCGAGGTGGCCGGCGACGGGCCGGACAGCGAGACTATCGAAGCGCTGATTCGCCAGCGCACCGAGGCGCGGGCCAACAAGGACTTTGCGGAGAGTGATCGGATCCGTGATGAACTGCATGATCAGGGTGTGATACTCGAAGACGGGCCCGGGGGCACCACCTGGCGACGCGAGTAA
- a CDS encoding DsrE family protein: MKQIMKVGHWPRLALLSVMGMLMFGNPLSAEEAMSPYGTSTTNMHEYPVIDAVFDANYEDPNKLNILYAFVKNTMKPLKGKMVVVTHGPELRAFAKENYVKYQGVMDKMKQLADMGVEFRMCNNALRAAGYAPDDFHGFVTIVPAGFPEIAYLQHQGFTYINPLPYSVRDVRYKERPELRGKK; encoded by the coding sequence ATGAAACAGATAATGAAAGTGGGCCATTGGCCCCGGCTGGCGCTGTTGAGCGTGATGGGTATGTTGATGTTTGGCAATCCGCTGTCAGCCGAGGAGGCGATGTCGCCCTACGGTACCTCGACGACCAATATGCACGAGTATCCGGTAATTGATGCGGTATTCGATGCCAACTATGAGGATCCTAACAAACTGAATATCCTGTACGCCTTCGTCAAAAATACCATGAAACCGCTGAAGGGCAAGATGGTAGTGGTCACCCATGGTCCCGAGCTACGTGCTTTCGCCAAGGAAAATTACGTCAAGTACCAGGGCGTGATGGACAAGATGAAGCAGCTGGCGGATATGGGCGTGGAATTTCGTATGTGCAACAACGCTCTGCGCGCGGCAGGCTATGCGCCGGATGACTTTCACGGTTTTGTCACGATAGTGCCGGCGGGTTTTCCCGAGATCGCCTATCTCCAGCACCAGGGGTTTACCTATATCAATCCATTACCCTATTCAGTGCGTGATGTTCGATATAAGGAACGCCCGGAGTTAAGGGGCAAAAAATAA
- the hypD gene encoding hydrogenase formation protein HypD — MSLDARQWLQQIRQLPLPEKVRIMNVCGGHERSITQAGLRSALPDQIELIPGPGCPVCVCPEEDVFEAIQIALHENVILVAFGDMLRVPVNVRKSEARSLEQAKARGADIRPIASPTEAAQIARDNPDKDVVFFAAGFETTTAPVAAMLAEGVPANLLLLLSGRLTWPAVAMLLNSEDPGFDCLVAPGHVATVMGSEEWGFVVEQHQIPAAVAGFNNESLLAAFYSTLRQLLEDKPFLDNCYPELVSEQGNARAKKHLYDVMEVTDANWRGIGTIPASGFGLKEAYQAHDARQKYAGYQDDARKRAGEMPPGCDCARVVLGKIYPTECKLYGAACTPRNPIGPCMVSDEGACRIWWSNVRKPAA; from the coding sequence ATGAGCCTCGACGCGCGACAATGGCTGCAACAGATCCGGCAACTGCCTTTGCCGGAGAAAGTACGCATCATGAATGTCTGCGGCGGACACGAACGCTCCATCACCCAGGCCGGCCTGCGCAGCGCGCTGCCGGACCAGATTGAATTAATTCCCGGTCCCGGCTGTCCGGTCTGTGTCTGTCCCGAGGAAGATGTCTTCGAAGCCATCCAGATCGCCCTGCACGAGAATGTCATTCTGGTGGCCTTCGGCGATATGTTGCGCGTTCCGGTCAATGTGCGCAAAAGCGAAGCACGCTCGCTGGAACAGGCCAAAGCGCGCGGCGCGGATATTCGCCCGATCGCCTCGCCCACCGAGGCGGCACAAATTGCCCGCGACAATCCCGACAAAGACGTGGTGTTCTTTGCCGCCGGCTTTGAAACCACCACCGCGCCGGTGGCCGCCATGCTGGCCGAGGGCGTGCCGGCCAATCTGCTGTTACTGCTTTCGGGGCGACTGACCTGGCCGGCGGTGGCCATGCTGCTGAACTCGGAAGACCCCGGTTTCGATTGCCTGGTCGCCCCGGGACATGTGGCCACGGTCATGGGCTCGGAAGAATGGGGCTTTGTCGTCGAACAGCACCAGATTCCGGCGGCCGTGGCCGGCTTCAACAACGAAAGCCTGCTGGCCGCCTTTTATTCGACGCTGCGCCAGTTACTGGAGGACAAGCCGTTTCTGGATAACTGTTATCCCGAACTGGTGAGCGAACAGGGTAACGCCCGGGCGAAAAAGCATTTGTACGATGTCATGGAAGTCACCGACGCCAACTGGCGCGGGATCGGCACCATTCCCGCCTCCGGTTTTGGTCTGAAAGAAGCCTATCAAGCACATGATGCCCGGCAAAAGTACGCCGGCTACCAGGATGACGCCCGCAAACGGGCCGGCGAGATGCCGCCGGGCTGCGACTGTGCGCGGGTGGTACTGGGCAAGATCTATCCCACCGAATGCAAGCTGTACGGCGCCGCCTGCACCCCGCGCAATCCGATCGGCCCGTGCATGGTCTCCGACGAAGGTGCCTGCCGGATCTGGTGGAGCAACGTACGAAAACCCGCGGCCTGA
- a CDS encoding aldehyde dehydrogenase family protein, whose protein sequence is MLAHYPAMIANDISPAGSRQVSSPFDQTPIADIDTCDDQAVEAALATAYALFRNRDAWLSVTQRIVILEKACAIMTERAETLALEAAREGGKPLNDSRVEVARAIDSLRLCVECLRNDGGEVIPMDINPASAGKQAFTIAEPVGVVVAVSAFNHPLNLIAHQVGPAVAAGCPVIVKPAEETPLSCFRLVEILHEAGLPAAWCQALVTDNREVATRLVTDPRVGFFSFIGSARVGWSLRAQLAPGTRCALEHGGAAPVIVAKDADIDAVIPRLLKGGFYHAGQVCVSVQRVFVHRSIAQELAARLAEGASQLRVGDPTLEETEVGPLIRPAEVERIGQWVNEAVSAGAELLCGGEPLSSTIYACTVLYDPPDDAKVSREEIFGPVVCVYPYDEIEEAIARANSLPWAFQAAVFTDSLSTAKLASSRLDASAVMINEHTAFRVDWMPFAGLRQSGLGTGGIPYTLHDMQIQKLIVTQMSEGASSIR, encoded by the coding sequence ATGCTTGCACATTACCCGGCGATGATCGCCAACGACATCAGCCCGGCCGGGAGCCGACAGGTAAGCTCACCGTTTGACCAGACTCCTATTGCCGATATCGATACCTGCGACGATCAGGCTGTTGAGGCAGCACTGGCGACGGCCTATGCGCTGTTTCGTAATCGCGATGCCTGGTTATCGGTGACACAACGGATCGTCATCCTGGAGAAAGCCTGCGCGATTATGACCGAGCGTGCCGAAACGCTGGCCCTCGAAGCCGCCCGTGAAGGCGGCAAGCCATTGAACGATTCCCGGGTCGAGGTGGCGCGGGCTATCGACAGCCTTCGTCTGTGCGTTGAGTGCTTGCGCAATGATGGAGGTGAAGTCATTCCCATGGATATCAACCCGGCTTCGGCCGGCAAGCAGGCCTTCACTATTGCCGAACCTGTTGGTGTGGTGGTGGCGGTCAGTGCCTTTAACCATCCGCTTAATCTCATTGCGCATCAGGTCGGGCCGGCGGTAGCTGCCGGCTGCCCTGTGATCGTCAAGCCGGCGGAGGAAACGCCGCTTTCCTGCTTTCGGCTGGTCGAGATTCTGCACGAGGCCGGCCTGCCAGCGGCCTGGTGTCAGGCACTGGTGACCGATAACCGGGAAGTGGCCACGAGGTTGGTTACCGATCCGCGCGTCGGCTTTTTCAGTTTCATCGGCAGTGCCCGGGTCGGCTGGTCGTTACGTGCGCAACTTGCACCGGGCACCCGCTGCGCTCTGGAACACGGTGGAGCCGCGCCGGTGATTGTGGCGAAGGATGCCGATATTGACGCCGTCATCCCCCGGCTGCTGAAAGGCGGCTTTTATCATGCCGGCCAGGTCTGCGTGTCGGTACAGCGGGTCTTCGTGCATCGCAGCATTGCACAGGAACTGGCGGCCCGGCTTGCTGAAGGTGCATCGCAATTGCGGGTCGGGGATCCGACTCTGGAAGAGACTGAGGTCGGCCCGTTGATTCGTCCTGCTGAAGTCGAGCGGATAGGCCAATGGGTTAATGAGGCAGTCAGTGCCGGTGCCGAACTGCTGTGTGGTGGCGAGCCATTATCGTCAACCATTTATGCCTGCACCGTACTCTATGATCCCCCGGACGATGCCAAAGTCAGTCGCGAGGAGATATTCGGCCCGGTTGTTTGTGTCTATCCCTATGACGAGATTGAGGAGGCGATTGCCCGTGCTAACAGCCTGCCCTGGGCCTTCCAGGCCGCGGTGTTTACGGACAGCCTGTCCACGGCAAAGCTTGCCAGCAGTCGCCTGGATGCCTCGGCGGTAATGATCAATGAACACACCGCTTTTCGTGTCGACTGGATGCCCTTTGCGGGGTTGCGCCAGTCCGGCCTGGGCACCGGTGGGATTCCCTATACCCTGCATGACATGCAGATTCAAAAACTGATCGTGACACAAATGAGTGAGGGTGCCTCATCAATCCGCTGA
- a CDS encoding acetolactate synthase large subunit, whose product MKAADLFVRALEAEEVEYIFGIPGEENLDLLNSLKDSTIRLVLTRHEQAAAFMAATYGRLTGKTGVCLATLGPGATNLVTGAAYAQLGAMPMLMITGQKPIKASKQGEFQIVDVVDMMQPLTKYTRQLSSAHNIPARVREAFRRAGDERPGAVHLELPEDIARDETDAGVIGRSRFTNPRASDDAIATATEMLQSARHPLLLIGAGANRRQTCSALRAFVDKTGIPFFNTQMGKGVIDERHPLFLGTAALSGEDYLHRAIEAADLIINVGHDVVEKPPFIMGDDDLEPASPDLAGAGDAGSAKVIHVNYITASIDAVYHPQQGVIGDITDSIERLTAEVKACPHWDFQRFQTVKRHLDAHLQEGIADERFPVYPQRLVAEVRRAMPEDGIIALDNGIYKIWFARNYRAYQPNTVLLDNALASMGAGLPSAMAARIVHPRRKVMAICGDGGFMMNSQELETAVRLGLDLVVLILRDDAYGMIKWKQANMGFEDFGLDYGNPDFVQYANSYGARGYRVASAAELPELLAECLNSPGVRLIEVPVDYSDNDRILNHAIKEQSRTI is encoded by the coding sequence ATGAAAGCAGCTGATCTGTTCGTCAGGGCATTGGAGGCAGAAGAGGTGGAGTATATCTTCGGTATTCCGGGAGAAGAAAACCTGGATCTGCTCAATTCGCTCAAAGATTCGACAATCCGGCTTGTTTTGACACGTCATGAACAGGCCGCCGCTTTTATGGCGGCCACCTATGGACGACTGACCGGCAAAACCGGTGTCTGTCTGGCGACACTCGGCCCTGGCGCCACCAACCTGGTAACCGGCGCGGCCTATGCCCAGCTCGGTGCAATGCCGATGCTGATGATCACCGGGCAAAAGCCAATCAAGGCCAGTAAACAGGGTGAATTCCAGATCGTCGACGTGGTCGACATGATGCAGCCGCTGACCAAGTACACGCGCCAGCTCAGTAGTGCGCACAACATTCCTGCCCGGGTGCGTGAGGCATTTCGACGTGCCGGGGATGAGCGGCCCGGCGCGGTGCATCTTGAGCTACCCGAGGATATCGCCCGGGACGAGACCGATGCCGGGGTCATTGGCCGTAGCCGCTTCACCAATCCACGCGCCAGCGACGATGCCATTGCCACGGCGACAGAGATGCTGCAATCCGCCCGTCATCCCCTGTTACTGATTGGTGCCGGTGCCAATCGTCGCCAGACCTGTTCGGCGTTGCGGGCCTTTGTTGACAAGACCGGGATCCCCTTTTTCAACACTCAGATGGGCAAGGGCGTGATTGATGAACGCCATCCGCTGTTTCTCGGTACCGCCGCGCTGTCCGGCGAGGATTACCTGCACAGGGCGATTGAGGCAGCGGATCTGATTATCAATGTCGGGCATGATGTGGTCGAAAAACCGCCCTTCATTATGGGTGATGATGATCTCGAGCCGGCCAGTCCCGATCTGGCGGGTGCCGGTGATGCCGGATCGGCGAAAGTTATCCATGTCAATTACATTACCGCCTCGATCGATGCGGTGTATCACCCGCAGCAGGGGGTGATCGGCGACATCACTGACAGTATTGAAAGATTGACCGCCGAGGTCAAGGCGTGCCCGCACTGGGACTTTCAACGTTTCCAGACGGTCAAGCGACATCTGGATGCGCATCTGCAGGAGGGTATCGCCGACGAGCGTTTTCCGGTTTATCCGCAGCGACTGGTGGCAGAGGTTCGCCGGGCCATGCCCGAAGACGGTATCATTGCACTGGATAACGGTATCTACAAGATCTGGTTTGCGCGCAACTACCGGGCCTATCAGCCCAACACCGTGCTGCTGGACAACGCCCTGGCCTCCATGGGAGCGGGCCTGCCCTCGGCCATGGCGGCCAGGATAGTTCATCCCCGGCGCAAGGTAATGGCCATTTGTGGTGATGGCGGTTTTATGATGAATTCCCAGGAACTAGAGACTGCCGTGCGTCTGGGACTCGATCTGGTGGTGCTGATCCTGCGCGACGATGCCTACGGCATGATCAAATGGAAACAGGCCAACATGGGCTTCGAGGATTTTGGTTTGGATTACGGCAATCCCGATTTTGTGCAGTATGCCAACAGTTATGGGGCCAGAGGATATCGGGTCGCTTCGGCCGCCGAATTGCCGGAACTGCTGGCAGAGTGCCTCAACAGTCCGGGGGTGCGGCTGATCGAGGTGCCGGTCGATTACAGTGATAATGATCGCATTCTCAACCATGCCATCAAGGAACAGAGCCGGACGATTTAG
- a CDS encoding peptidylprolyl isomerase encodes MVKLHTNKGTIVLELNAEKAPKTVENFLNYAKNGFYDGTIFHRVIDSFMVQGGGMEPGMREKKTDAPIQNEANNGLKNERGAVAMARTPDPHSASSQFFINVSNNDFLNFRAETAEGWGYCVFGKVVEGMDVVDEIRRVDTGSFGPHQDVPKEDIVIERVEVE; translated from the coding sequence ATGGTCAAACTGCATACCAACAAAGGCACGATTGTGCTGGAACTCAATGCCGAGAAGGCACCGAAAACGGTTGAGAACTTTCTGAACTATGCGAAAAACGGCTTTTATGACGGAACGATTTTCCATCGTGTGATTGATAGCTTCATGGTTCAGGGGGGTGGCATGGAACCGGGCATGCGGGAGAAAAAAACCGACGCGCCCATCCAGAACGAAGCTAACAACGGCCTGAAGAACGAACGCGGCGCCGTTGCCATGGCCCGCACCCCGGATCCCCATTCCGCCTCCTCCCAGTTCTTTATTAATGTTTCCAACAATGACTTTCTGAACTTTCGTGCGGAAACCGCCGAGGGCTGGGGTTATTGCGTATTTGGCAAGGTTGTCGAGGGGATGGATGTCGTGGATGAAATCCGCCGGGTCGATACCGGTTCTTTCGGCCCTCACCAGGATGTGCCCAAAGAAGATATCGTCATCGAACGGGTGGAAGTCGAATAA
- a CDS encoding Spy/CpxP family protein refolding chaperone: MKLHKTLLSIMIFSLLLPFSLAAAAHGGSGMGMMGQMDEDDYRGHMQGRGMMGGMGMMDGMHGGSMMGGMGPVMMLDLNDKQRQQMRDMQRKMQKKNWERMGEMMELRHQLQDVMAADKPGTTAASRIYDKMANLRKQMFQDRLEARNRMMDQLTAEQREQLREMRRQSGRGMMGGPGMMME; the protein is encoded by the coding sequence ATGAAACTGCACAAAACGCTACTAAGTATCATGATATTTTCTCTGCTTTTGCCGTTCTCCCTGGCCGCCGCGGCGCACGGCGGTTCCGGCATGGGCATGATGGGACAAATGGATGAAGATGATTACCGGGGACACATGCAGGGCCGCGGCATGATGGGTGGCATGGGCATGATGGATGGCATGCATGGCGGGAGCATGATGGGCGGCATGGGGCCTGTGATGATGCTCGATTTGAATGATAAACAACGCCAGCAAATGCGTGATATGCAGCGCAAAATGCAGAAAAAGAACTGGGAGCGCATGGGCGAGATGATGGAGCTGCGCCACCAGTTACAGGATGTCATGGCTGCCGATAAACCGGGTACAACCGCCGCCAGTCGCATTTATGACAAGATGGCCAATCTGCGCAAGCAGATGTTCCAGGATCGGCTCGAGGCTCGTAATCGGATGATGGATCAACTCACTGCCGAGCAGCGGGAACAGCTGCGGGAGATGCGCCGTCAGTCTGGCCGCGGGATGATGGGTGGCCCGGGCATGATGATGGAGTGA
- a CDS encoding peptidylprolyl isomerase: MQTSMGTIVLELAPDKAPKTVDNFLRYVEDGFYDNTLFHRVINDFMIQGGGFTPGYERKETRAPVINEADNGLENKPGTIAMARTMDPHSATAQFFINVADNAFLNHRGKTPRKYGYAVFGKVVKGMDVVNKIKSVTTGAGGPFAQDVPKTPVIIQKVTRLNPEQPASSN; the protein is encoded by the coding sequence ATGCAAACCAGCATGGGCACCATCGTCCTGGAACTTGCACCGGACAAAGCCCCCAAAACGGTTGACAATTTTTTGCGCTATGTCGAGGACGGTTTTTATGACAACACCCTGTTTCACCGCGTGATCAATGATTTTATGATCCAGGGAGGGGGATTCACCCCCGGTTATGAGCGCAAGGAAACCCGGGCACCGGTCATCAACGAAGCCGACAACGGGCTGGAAAATAAACCCGGCACCATTGCCATGGCCCGCACCATGGATCCCCACTCGGCCACGGCCCAGTTCTTTATCAATGTCGCCGACAACGCGTTTCTCAATCATCGCGGCAAAACACCCCGCAAGTACGGTTATGCCGTGTTCGGCAAGGTCGTCAAGGGCATGGATGTCGTGAACAAAATCAAGTCTGTGACAACTGGTGCCGGCGGCCCCTTTGCACAGGATGTCCCCAAAACCCCGGTCATTATCCAGAAGGTTACGCGGCTCAATCCCGAGCAGCCCGCCTCTTCCAACTAA
- the hypA gene encoding hydrogenase maturation nickel metallochaperone HypA — MHELSICQSMLSQIEAVARDNRASAVHRVKVQIGPLSGVEPQLLQQAFPIAVAGSIARDAILDIELLPIRIECQQCGGESEATANKLICGHCGHWQTRLLSGDEMLLASLELDRATNKKTATC; from the coding sequence ATGCATGAACTGTCGATCTGCCAGAGCATGTTGAGCCAGATCGAAGCCGTGGCCCGGGACAACCGGGCCAGCGCGGTACACCGGGTGAAAGTCCAGATCGGCCCCCTCTCCGGTGTCGAGCCGCAATTGCTGCAGCAAGCCTTTCCGATCGCTGTTGCCGGGAGCATTGCCCGGGATGCCATACTCGACATCGAACTGTTACCGATCCGGATCGAATGTCAGCAATGCGGCGGCGAATCCGAGGCTACCGCCAACAAACTGATCTGTGGTCACTGCGGTCACTGGCAAACGCGCCTGCTCAGCGGCGATGAAATGTTACTAGCGAGCCTGGAACTGGATCGTGCAACGAACAAGAAAACGGCAACATGTTAA
- a CDS encoding UDP-2,3-diacylglucosamine diphosphatase: protein MATLFISDLHLSDERPGITGLFIDFLQQRASHAEALYILGDLFEAWLGDDMILPDYRAAIDAMHALSRRVPLYVMYGNRDFLMREEFCRQSGAELLPEPTTIDLYGTPTLLLHGDTLCTDDQPYQEFRRMVRDPQWQEALLAKSPQERLALAKQYRETSKLETGSKDEAIMDVNAKAVEQLLRDHNVFQMIHGHTHRPAVHEFELNGQPARRIVLGDWYEQGSVLVCDKNGCRLEGLPL, encoded by the coding sequence ATGGCAACCCTCTTTATTTCCGATCTGCACCTCAGCGATGAACGGCCCGGCATCACCGGGCTGTTCATCGACTTTTTGCAACAGCGGGCCAGTCACGCCGAGGCACTCTACATACTCGGCGATCTGTTCGAAGCCTGGCTGGGCGACGACATGATCCTGCCGGATTACCGGGCGGCCATCGACGCCATGCACGCACTCTCCCGCCGGGTGCCGCTGTATGTCATGTACGGCAACCGGGATTTTCTCATGCGCGAGGAGTTCTGCCGTCAAAGTGGCGCCGAGCTGCTGCCCGAACCAACCACCATTGATCTCTACGGCACGCCGACCCTGTTGCTCCACGGTGATACGCTTTGCACCGACGATCAACCTTACCAGGAGTTTCGTCGCATGGTACGCGATCCGCAATGGCAGGAAGCGTTACTGGCCAAATCGCCACAGGAGCGGCTGGCGCTGGCAAAGCAATACCGGGAAACCAGCAAGCTCGAGACCGGTAGCAAGGATGAGGCGATCATGGACGTCAATGCCAAAGCCGTTGAACAGCTGCTGCGCGATCACAACGTGTTCCAGATGATTCACGGCCATACCCACCGGCCGGCCGTTCACGAGTTCGAGCTGAACGGCCAGCCGGCGCGCCGGATCGTACTGGGCGACTGGTATGAACAGGGTAGCGTGCTGGTCTGTGATAAAAACGGCTGCCGCCTCGAAGGTCTGCCGCTTTAA